In Candidatus Dormiibacterota bacterium, a single genomic region encodes these proteins:
- the hpt gene encoding hypoxanthine phosphoribosyltransferase, with the protein MKIGQSYDGTIEQQIYSAEEIAAAIGRLAVRIAGDFTGQPLLLLGVLKGALYVVTDLARAIALVPDGPSEIIVDYICVSSYGNATRTSGEVRLLKDTTETVTGRNVVIVEDIVDNGLTLEYLSALLAERKPARLSSCVLFDKPYHRRVDVALDYVGLRCPDEFVVGYGLDYQELFRNLPYLAQLKPWVFRSE; encoded by the coding sequence ATGAAGATTGGGCAAAGCTATGACGGCACGATCGAGCAGCAGATATACTCGGCAGAGGAGATCGCTGCGGCAATCGGGCGGCTCGCCGTCCGGATTGCCGGCGATTTTACCGGGCAACCACTGCTCTTGCTCGGGGTGTTGAAGGGGGCGCTCTACGTCGTCACCGACCTGGCCCGAGCGATCGCGCTGGTCCCGGACGGCCCGAGCGAGATCATCGTGGATTACATCTGTGTCTCCAGCTACGGCAACGCCACCCGCACGAGCGGCGAGGTGCGACTTCTCAAGGACACCACGGAAACGGTAACCGGTAGGAACGTCGTCATCGTTGAAGACATCGTGGACAACGGTCTTACCTTGGAGTATCTGAGCGCGCTCTTGGCGGAGCGCAAGCCGGCGCGGCTCTCCTCCTGCGTGCTCTTCGACAAGCCGTATCATCGCAGGGTCGACGTCGCGCTCGATTACGTGGGCCTGCGCTGTCCGGACGAGTTCGTCGTAGGTTACGGCTTGGACTATCAGGAACTCTTCCGGAACCTTCCATATCTCGCGCAGCTAAAGCCCTGGGTTTTTCGTTCTGAGTAA
- the tilS gene encoding tRNA lysidine(34) synthetase TilS — protein sequence MEQHVLRGDVLRTGERLVVACSGGPDSVALAAVLAAIAPHLELQLSIAHVNHGVRTSAWQDECVAMRVAASLGLALDVAAPKPEGHDEAMLRTVRYESLVEIARRRGASAVATAHHAEDQTETVLLALFRGSGPDGLGGMTARRELVPGVALVRPLLRIAAEDLRYYCHVSGLPYAIDPTNEDAAMRRNAVREALASLRPAFPGLDEAVARAAELVASERAGTDRAVLRRRVRDLLRDEASLSDVDFAHVEAAARTMELGGSGRFHMKKGVTLRIETGRRNEP from the coding sequence ATGGAGCAGCACGTGCTGCGCGGCGACGTTCTGCGCACGGGGGAGCGCCTCGTCGTCGCGTGCAGCGGCGGCCCGGATTCCGTCGCGCTCGCCGCCGTGCTCGCGGCGATCGCGCCGCATCTCGAGCTGCAGCTTTCGATCGCACACGTCAACCATGGAGTTCGCACGTCGGCGTGGCAGGACGAGTGCGTCGCGATGCGGGTCGCGGCGAGCCTCGGGCTTGCTTTGGACGTTGCCGCGCCGAAGCCGGAGGGTCACGACGAGGCGATGCTGCGAACGGTGCGGTACGAATCGCTCGTCGAGATCGCACGCCGGCGCGGCGCGAGTGCCGTTGCGACGGCGCACCACGCGGAAGATCAGACCGAGACCGTGCTGCTCGCGCTCTTTCGCGGGAGCGGACCGGACGGGCTCGGCGGCATGACGGCGCGGCGCGAGCTGGTACCGGGCGTCGCGCTGGTTCGCCCGCTGCTGCGAATCGCGGCCGAGGATTTGCGGTACTACTGCCATGTGAGCGGCTTGCCGTACGCGATCGATCCGACGAACGAAGACGCGGCCATGCGCCGCAACGCGGTACGAGAGGCGCTCGCTTCGCTGCGCCCGGCCTTTCCGGGACTCGACGAAGCGGTCGCGCGAGCGGCCGAGCTGGTCGCAAGCGAGCGAGCTGGGACGGATCGGGCAGTGCTGCGCCGGCGCGTCCGCGACCTCTTGCGAGATGAGGCGAGCCTCTCCGACGTGGACTTCGCCCACGTGGAGGCGGCCGCGCGGACGATGGAATTGGGCGGGAGCGGCCGATTCCATATGAAGAAGGGCGTCACCCTACGAATCGAGACGGGGCGGCGGAACGAACCATAA